Within Oscillatoria salina IIICB1, the genomic segment GCCAAGTCAAATCACTAAGAGAAGATAAACTAGATACATCTACTATTTGATTGTTACCTAGGTCGAGATTAGTCAAACCTTTCAGAGAAGATAAACTAGATACATTCCTAATTTGATTTTCTTCCAGCTTAAGCCCAGTCAAATCGGTTAAAAAAGATAGAGAGGATATATCAACGATTTTATTGTTTCTCAAGTCAAGCAAAGACAAATTAGTCAGAGAAGATAGAGACGATATATCAATAATTTCATTGTTTCTCAGGTCTAGCCAAGTTAAATCGCTTAGAGAAGATAAAGATGATATATCTACTAAACGATTATTTGCCAGACTAAGCAAAGTTAAATTTCTCAGAGAAGATAAAGGCGATATATCTACTAGGGAACTGTTGTTCAACCCAAGCAAAGATAAATTAGTCAGAGAAGATAGAGGCGAGATATCTCTTATCGAATTATAGCCCAGACTAAGCCAAGTCAAATTGGTTAAAGAAGATAAGGGTGAGATATCGCTTAGATAATTGTTATATACAAAAAGCTTCTTTAAATTACTCAGAGAAGAGAGGGGAGATAAATCGCTAATTTGGTTATCTCCAAGTTCGAGTAAAGTCAAATTGTTAAGAGAAGAAAGGGGGGCTATTTCTTGGATTTGGTTACTATCTAGTCGTAGCGAGGTTAAATTACTTAGAGCAGACAAAGAGGATACATCTACTATTTGATTAGCGGATAGGTCAAGTACAGTTAAATTTGTCAAAGAAGAGAAACTAGAGACATCCTTAATTTGATTTTTTCTCAAATAAAGTACGTTTAACTTGGTTAAGTAAGAAAGACCAGAAACATCCTTTATTTGATTTTTTTCTAGGTCAAGCCAAGTTAAATTACTGAGAGAAGATAGAGAAGATACATCTTCAATTTGGTTATTTTTTAAGTCAAGTACAGTTAAATCTTTTAGAGAAGATAAAGGCGATATATCGGTAATTTTATTGTCATTCAGTTTAAGCAAAGTCAAATTAGTTAGAGAAGAAAGAGGAGAGATATCTACTATTTGATTACCTTTTAAATCAAGTTCGTTGCGAAAACGTAACTCCAAGTCAGCCATTAAACAATCTGAATTTTCAGCTTTTTTGAGCAAAACTTTCACGGTATGTTGAGCATCTGGGTTTAAACTATCTCGATTGTTACACCATTCGGAAAAACTGTCGAATTGTCTTGGTTGCGCGACGACTATTTGACTTGTGATGACTAGCGAAGAAGAAATGATTCCCAATGCTACTGCGCTCATCAATTTACTGTGCTGTTTCATCGTTGATGTGAATTAAAATGTGCTACAAGTAATGTTTTAGCACACTTGAATTTACAGATGAGAAATGAAGCTCGAAAAATCTAGCAATTTTCGACGATTTGTGAAAGAATATTTTGGTGGTGGGAGCGTCTCGCTCCCTGATATCAAAAAAAATATCAAAAGGTAAGTTATTAATAGCGAGCAAGATGCTCGCACTACACCAGTCTACCCAAGTTGTAATTATCTAAGAAGAAATATGCCTTGGTTTGTAAAGATTGAAAAAGGAATTGTTGACAAAACAACCTTCGACAAATATGTTCCAGATCATGTAAATTACGTCAAAGAATTAATCGCGAAAGGACATCAAGCCCGTACTGGCTATTGGGGAGAATATGGCGGCGGAATGTTATTATTTCAAGCAGAATCAAGAGAAGAAGCTGAAATAATCGTCCGCGAAGATCCTTTAATTAAAAATAATTGTGTCTCTTGGGAATTGCACGAATGGTGCATTATTGTTGAGTAAAATTTATCCCGTAGGGGTAGCGCCCCCGTGCCTACCCCCTCTTCATTATTGAAGAAAATATCGGCTTCAAATCAAACTTTAGCTACAACTTTTTCTGACTTTTCAGTTAACGAAGCTAGCTTTTTTTGCTGGTTTTCTGCCTTATTCATCCGGAAAAAATTCATTGCCCATAAACCACCTAAAAACAACAAACCCAATCCTGGAGAAAACTCAAACGGAACCGCCGTAGCTGGGGTACTAGCTACATAATCTCCAAACCCACTGTCAGTGAAATATAAACCACCAAAGCCTGGTTGAAAACTCAACCTGTTAAAGTTGGGATTTCCGCTTGTAGCAAAATCAATAGAACCACCATTCGGACCTCCTCCTGAGCCGCCAAAATTAACAAATCTAGTTCCATTACTTTCGCTGATTTGGACTAAAACATTAGCTACAGGAGTTGCAATATCGGCATTATCAAAGAAATTAGTACCGCCGAAATTGAAATTGAAACTGTAGTTAGGTAGGGTAGTTAAACCAAATGTACCATTACCTAGATCGCCATCATAACTGAAAGTACCCGTACCAACTATGGTTGAATCGATTGCTCCACTGGGAGTGTTATCAAAACTAAAAGTAACACTAAATGCTTGTGCAGGTAAAGAAGCACTCACCAGACAAAGTGCTGCACTAACTACACCCAAACCTTGAGAAAGGAAATTAACTTTCATTATTTAATAACTCCAGATTTTCAGTTTCAAAGGGGATTTGCTCGTGCTACTATTTGCACGAGCAAATCCCCTTTGTCTAGGTTTAGTTGAAACATTTAATTAAAGGATCGGAAAATAACCAATTGATTAATAAAATAGGAAAGAAAATGTTATAAATGTGGTGTAGAAACTAAAATGTAAGGTCTATTCTAAGTGATTATGCGTAGCAAACATAACGATATTTCAGATTATTTTTAGCAATTATCCAACCCAGGCAAAACCAAACTTCTAATAGCTAAAATTCT encodes:
- a CDS encoding leucine-rich repeat domain-containing protein; the protein is MSAVALGIISSSLVITSQIVVAQPRQFDSFSEWCNNRDSLNPDAQHTVKVLLKKAENSDCLMADLELRFRNELDLKGNQIVDISPLSSLTNLTLLKLNDNKITDISPLSSLKDLTVLDLKNNQIEDVSSLSSLSNLTWLDLEKNQIKDVSGLSYLTKLNVLYLRKNQIKDVSSFSSLTNLTVLDLSANQIVDVSSLSALSNLTSLRLDSNQIQEIAPLSSLNNLTLLELGDNQISDLSPLSSLSNLKKLFVYNNYLSDISPLSSLTNLTWLSLGYNSIRDISPLSSLTNLSLLGLNNSSLVDISPLSSLRNLTLLSLANNRLVDISSLSSLSDLTWLDLRNNEIIDISSLSSLTNLSLLDLRNNKIVDISSLSFLTDLTGLKLEENQIRNVSSLSSLKGLTNLDLGNNQIVDVSSLSSLSDLTWLRLSDNQIVDISPLSSLSNLTILFLGQNQIVDVSGLSSLVNLTRLDLTNNEIVDVSGLSSLTNLTNLSLQENEIVDISSLSSLSNLTLLNLKENQLAEPICPLEESSVCWFED
- a CDS encoding YciI family protein; translated protein: MPWFVKIEKGIVDKTTFDKYVPDHVNYVKELIAKGHQARTGYWGEYGGGMLLFQAESREEAEIIVREDPLIKNNCVSWELHEWCIIVE
- a CDS encoding PFE-CTERM domain-containing protein → MKVNFLSQGLGVVSAALCLVSASLPAQAFSVTFSFDNTPSGAIDSTIVGTGTFSYDGDLGNGTFGLTTLPNYSFNFNFGGTNFFDNADIATPVANVLVQISESNGTRFVNFGGSGGGPNGGSIDFATSGNPNFNRLSFQPGFGGLYFTDSGFGDYVASTPATAVPFEFSPGLGLLFLGGLWAMNFFRMNKAENQQKKLASLTEKSEKVVAKV